One segment of Paenibacillus rhizovicinus DNA contains the following:
- a CDS encoding ABC transporter permease has protein sequence MNKLTGRWRIGTLFRRRLGRFWIEQWRAWRTALDWTVWLYFILPMLWVGGGTYVDLWHDPPHWLTQLPMWTGERLPLFVVFIGRLRTFTEEADVLFLIQKRSWGRGLLVRGTAYTALVLLFMTTLVYALLFPFFIAVHHFPASHIVVMILYTWVWACIGAVWRNLIEARFLGLLKWVVKTAVTLLLAAAYLVPMIAIGTSPLQLLAPLLIGAAALGLLLRIKLRARDTFESDAQQEQHARLASTQLLLRNVIERRPRVKLSRPVMLRRSNRIFKPFNGETIHAEMIVKAFIRRLPLIRTWLIFVFISTAAVALSPAVIKPFVMIALLLLLSTWVISHWRGMIAEPFFAQFQWQDAVLRKSAGRVRFWLVLPAAACFSIVGGLQVYGLPGLMAIAPGILIWLLLSNLITSTMLLRTERKGEGA, from the coding sequence ATGAATAAGCTTACCGGCCGTTGGCGCATCGGAACCTTGTTCCGGCGAAGGCTCGGCCGCTTCTGGATCGAGCAGTGGAGAGCATGGCGCACGGCGCTGGACTGGACGGTCTGGCTGTACTTCATTCTGCCGATGCTGTGGGTCGGCGGCGGCACGTATGTGGATCTGTGGCATGATCCGCCGCATTGGCTGACGCAGCTGCCGATGTGGACCGGGGAACGACTGCCGCTCTTCGTCGTCTTCATCGGCAGGCTGCGGACGTTCACGGAAGAAGCCGACGTACTGTTCTTGATTCAGAAGCGGTCCTGGGGCCGGGGACTCTTGGTGCGCGGAACGGCGTATACCGCACTGGTTCTGTTATTCATGACAACGCTCGTGTATGCGCTGTTGTTCCCGTTCTTCATCGCGGTCCATCATTTCCCGGCATCGCACATCGTTGTCATGATTCTATACACTTGGGTATGGGCGTGCATCGGCGCAGTATGGAGGAATTTGATCGAGGCCCGATTCTTGGGATTACTCAAGTGGGTCGTCAAGACGGCGGTCACGCTGCTGCTTGCGGCTGCGTACCTCGTGCCGATGATTGCGATCGGGACCTCTCCGCTGCAGCTTCTGGCACCGCTGCTCATCGGCGCGGCGGCATTAGGTTTGCTGCTGCGCATTAAACTGCGCGCAAGGGATACATTCGAATCCGATGCGCAGCAGGAGCAGCACGCGAGATTGGCCAGCACGCAATTGTTGCTGCGGAACGTCATCGAGCGGAGGCCGCGGGTCAAGCTCAGCCGTCCAGTGATGCTGCGCCGCTCGAACCGGATTTTCAAGCCGTTCAACGGCGAAACGATCCATGCCGAAATGATAGTGAAAGCATTCATTCGCCGGCTGCCGCTCATTCGCACCTGGCTGATCTTCGTATTCATTTCCACCGCTGCAGTCGCCTTGTCGCCCGCCGTGATCAAGCCCTTCGTCATGATAGCGCTCCTGCTGCTGCTGTCGACTTGGGTCATCTCTCACTGGCGCGGCATGATCGCCGAACCGTTCTTCGCTCAGTTTCAGTGGCAGGATGCCGTCTTGCGGAAATCGGCTGGCCGCGTACGATTCTGGCTCGTCTTACCAGCCGCGGCATGCTTCAGCATCGTCGGCGGCCTGCAGGTATACGGTCTGCCCGGGCTGATGGCGATCGCGCCCGGCATATTGATTTGGCTGCTGCTCAGCAACCTCATTACGTCGACCATGCTGCTGCGGACAGAGCGGAAAGGCGAAGGAGCCTAG
- a CDS encoding ABC transporter ATP-binding protein, translating into MSVLEVDIRKAGYTADADVIRNIAFSIEAGELVGLIGPNGAGKSTTIKSLLGLTRYVDGSVQFGGEQGRYAYVPEQPVLYEYMTLWEHLQLAAAAYELDEATFLQRAELMLERFRLSDERHKLPTGFSKGMQQKMMLIIGFLLKPDVYVVDEPFVGLDPRATRDFLELLQDERERGAGVLMCTHVLDTAERICERIILINSGSIVAQGTLGQVREQAGCAVDAPLTECFYALT; encoded by the coding sequence ATGTCGGTGCTAGAGGTGGACATCCGGAAAGCCGGATATACGGCGGATGCGGACGTCATTAGGAATATCGCATTCTCGATTGAAGCAGGAGAGCTGGTCGGCTTGATCGGTCCGAACGGCGCGGGGAAGAGCACGACGATCAAATCGCTGCTCGGTCTCACGCGCTACGTCGACGGAAGCGTGCAATTCGGCGGCGAACAAGGCCGTTATGCGTACGTGCCGGAGCAGCCGGTGCTCTATGAATATATGACGCTGTGGGAACATCTGCAGCTCGCGGCAGCCGCGTACGAGCTGGACGAGGCGACGTTCCTGCAGCGGGCGGAGCTGATGCTGGAACGGTTTCGGCTATCGGACGAGCGGCATAAGCTGCCGACCGGCTTCTCGAAAGGGATGCAGCAGAAGATGATGCTCATCATCGGGTTCCTGCTCAAGCCGGACGTATACGTGGTGGATGAGCCGTTCGTCGGGCTCGATCCCCGGGCGACGAGGGATTTCCTCGAGCTGCTGCAGGATGAACGCGAACGGGGAGCGGGCGTGTTGATGTGCACGCACGTACTGGATACCGCCGAACGGATCTGCGAACGCATTATCCTTATCAACAGCGGGTCGATCGTGGCGCAGGGCACGCTCGGCCAGGTGCGGGAGCAGGCGGGCTGCGCGGTCGATGCGCCGCTGACCGAATGCTTCTATGCACTGACGTAA
- a CDS encoding cysteine hydrolase family protein, with protein sequence MSYTEPHWHHSVLITIDTQNDFTLPGAPAEIPGTMDVIPAMVELLEAYRAQGLPIVHVVRLYEENGSNVDLCRRALIENGARVAAPESPGAQLVAELLPAGAGPMQSAALLRGELQPAGDREWIVYKPRWGAFYETGLDAFLRELNVDTVVFIGCNFPNCPRTSIYEASERDYRAVMVKDAMSQVYEKGIQELSAIGVNVLAKDEVLAILNDLN encoded by the coding sequence ATGAGCTATACGGAGCCGCATTGGCATCATTCCGTTTTGATTACGATCGATACGCAAAACGATTTCACGCTTCCCGGCGCGCCTGCCGAAATACCCGGAACGATGGACGTGATTCCGGCCATGGTTGAACTGCTGGAAGCCTATCGCGCGCAAGGGCTTCCTATCGTGCATGTCGTGCGCCTGTACGAAGAGAACGGCTCGAATGTCGACTTGTGCCGGAGGGCGCTCATCGAGAACGGAGCGCGCGTCGCTGCGCCGGAGAGCCCTGGTGCACAGCTCGTTGCGGAGCTGCTGCCTGCCGGAGCAGGTCCGATGCAAAGCGCCGCGCTGCTCCGCGGCGAGCTCCAGCCGGCCGGCGATCGGGAATGGATCGTGTATAAACCTCGTTGGGGCGCGTTCTACGAGACGGGGCTGGATGCCTTCCTGCGCGAACTGAACGTGGATACGGTCGTGTTCATCGGCTGCAATTTTCCGAACTGTCCGCGTACGTCTATATACGAAGCGAGCGAGCGGGACTATCGTGCCGTCATGGTGAAGGATGCGATGTCCCAAGTGTACGAGAAGGGGATTCAGGAATTGTCCGCGATCGGCGTGAACGTCCTTGCGAAGGACGAAGTATTAGCCATTCTGAACGATTTAAATTAG
- a CDS encoding NHLP leader peptide family RiPP precursor — MKATLEQSTTVSLREQIIAKAWSDPAFKAALVSNPKAALKQYFELDLPEEMKLIVAEEKKDQLMFVIPPSPSEYAQDLIVTEEAW; from the coding sequence ATGAAAGCAACTTTGGAACAATCGACAACCGTCTCGTTAAGAGAACAAATTATCGCAAAAGCTTGGAGCGACCCTGCATTTAAAGCCGCACTCGTCTCCAATCCAAAAGCTGCTTTGAAGCAATACTTCGAACTTGACTTGCCGGAAGAAATGAAACTGATCGTCGCTGAAGAAAAGAAAGACCAACTCATGTTTGTTATCCCGCCTAGCCCTTCCGAGTATGCTCAAGATCTTATCGTCACCGAAGAAGCATGGTAA
- a CDS encoding NHLP leader peptide family RiPP precursor, with protein MGQSTNSSLKEQIIAKAWSDPAFKASLIADPKAALKEHFNVDVPDSLEIVVAEEAPNRVTLVIPPNPAEYATEVSNVGDTW; from the coding sequence ATGGGACAATCGACAAATTCTTCACTCAAAGAACAAATTATTGCTAAAGCTTGGAGCGATCCTGCATTTAAAGCTTCGCTCATCGCAGATCCTAAGGCTGCTCTCAAAGAACACTTCAACGTTGACGTCCCGGATAGCCTGGAGATCGTCGTTGCCGAGGAAGCGCCTAATCGGGTAACGCTCGTCATTCCTCCGAACCCGGCCGAATATGCGACTGAAGTGTCGAATGTCGGAGATACCTGGTAG
- a CDS encoding sensor histidine kinase: MKFKSVPVVVILMACVFAFLPTIAFGASSSSGQQQLDKWDFRWEKPAELTKLPEQASAAGGWQGVTDDKPLYAPSEGTHSAWIRLKLPRLSDNSGAYLPNVFGQDVTVFLDGKVIFHSERNNSFVTNRIVLALDTLDSGKDMYIHVESKRERLGLGDGSRFGDYQTLMKAYAKQDLLDVIIGSAYICVAVVMLICAAFLVRQQLRSWLALCIVILSIGGLIIGNSPFLYTFYGQYGTVYQTLFDLSLSAFLTSLLFFFEQLFGCGYRRIVTHFRRLLIGYVLISTAMLIVNLTTDRSIANLYSEISVKYLGLFMIIQFILMFGMLIRQLWIRNIDSIIIATGLVLFTAVSITELLVYYSSDQTYTFFWWKWGLFAFVISLIVVLGRRFADQHKQIIAYSRELEIYYTELQRSEKLEIISQLAASVAHEVRNPLQVTRGMLQVLGQKNQSKPGEDDFYQLAIDELDRASVIVTDFLGFAKPQMENVVELNLAEEFKHVQGIIVPLANMQGGKLEIQMPKSLCIMGNSSKLKQAIINLIKNSIEALEGSGVVRVWAYEEKQEVVIHIADSGVGMDENMLERLGEPYLSSKSKGTGLGLMITIRIIEAMRGSINFTSEKGVGTEATIRFPSAGTFQQTSVGA, translated from the coding sequence ATGAAGTTCAAATCCGTTCCAGTTGTCGTAATCTTGATGGCATGCGTGTTCGCATTTTTGCCGACGATCGCATTCGGAGCATCTTCGTCCTCTGGGCAGCAACAATTGGACAAGTGGGATTTTCGATGGGAGAAACCTGCTGAACTGACCAAGCTGCCGGAACAAGCATCCGCTGCGGGCGGCTGGCAGGGCGTCACCGACGACAAGCCGCTGTATGCGCCTTCGGAAGGTACGCATTCCGCATGGATACGCTTGAAGCTTCCGCGGCTATCGGACAATAGCGGGGCTTACCTTCCCAACGTTTTCGGCCAGGACGTCACCGTCTTTCTGGACGGTAAGGTGATCTTCCATTCCGAGCGGAACAATTCATTCGTCACGAATCGCATCGTGCTCGCTCTTGACACACTGGATTCGGGTAAGGACATGTACATTCACGTCGAAAGCAAAAGGGAGCGCCTGGGACTTGGAGACGGGTCTCGTTTCGGTGACTATCAAACGTTAATGAAGGCGTATGCCAAGCAAGATTTGCTCGACGTTATTATCGGCAGCGCCTATATCTGCGTAGCCGTCGTTATGCTCATCTGTGCAGCGTTTCTCGTACGCCAGCAGCTTAGGAGCTGGTTGGCGCTTTGTATCGTTATTTTATCCATCGGAGGCCTGATCATCGGGAACTCTCCGTTCCTGTACACGTTTTACGGCCAATACGGCACCGTGTATCAAACGTTGTTCGATCTTTCTTTGTCGGCGTTCCTGACGTCGCTGCTGTTCTTCTTCGAGCAGCTGTTCGGTTGCGGATATCGGCGTATCGTCACGCACTTCCGCCGGCTCTTGATCGGATACGTCCTTATCAGCACGGCGATGTTAATCGTCAACCTCACGACGGACAGGTCGATCGCGAATTTGTATTCGGAGATTTCCGTTAAGTATCTCGGACTCTTCATGATCATTCAATTTATCCTCATGTTCGGGATGCTGATCAGGCAGTTGTGGATCCGGAACATCGATTCCATTATTATCGCGACCGGTCTCGTTCTCTTTACGGCCGTGAGCATAACGGAGCTGCTGGTCTACTATTCCAGCGACCAAACCTATACGTTCTTCTGGTGGAAATGGGGCTTGTTCGCCTTCGTAATCTCGCTCATCGTCGTGCTTGGCCGGAGGTTCGCCGATCAGCACAAGCAGATCATCGCCTACTCGCGAGAACTCGAAATCTACTACACCGAATTGCAGCGTTCCGAGAAGCTGGAAATCATTAGCCAGCTTGCGGCCTCGGTCGCGCACGAAGTCCGCAATCCGCTGCAAGTGACGCGAGGCATGCTGCAAGTACTCGGGCAGAAGAACCAATCGAAGCCGGGAGAGGACGATTTCTATCAACTCGCGATCGACGAGCTGGACCGGGCCTCCGTCATCGTTACGGATTTTCTGGGCTTCGCCAAGCCGCAGATGGAGAACGTCGTCGAGTTGAACCTGGCGGAGGAATTCAAGCACGTGCAGGGCATTATCGTGCCGCTCGCGAATATGCAGGGCGGTAAGTTGGAAATTCAAATGCCCAAATCGCTATGTATAATGGGGAACTCCTCCAAATTGAAGCAAGCGATCATTAATCTCATTAAGAACAGCATTGAAGCACTTGAAGGATCGGGTGTCGTTCGCGTTTGGGCCTACGAGGAAAAGCAGGAAGTTGTGATCCATATCGCGGACAGCGGCGTCGGCATGGACGAGAACATGCTAGAGCGCCTGGGAGAACCATATCTGTCGAGTAAGTCGAAAGGTACGGGGCTCGGTCTCATGATTACGATCCGCATCATCGAAGCGATGAGAGGGTCAATTAATTTTACAAGCGAGAAGGGCGTAGGGACGGAAGCCACCATTCGCTTCCCGTCCGCGGGAACTTTTCAACAGACAAGTGTAGGCGCCTGA
- a CDS encoding YebC/PmpR family DNA-binding transcriptional regulator, whose product MGRKWNNIKEKKASKDANTSRIYAKFGLEIYVAAKKGEPDPESNQSLKFVLERAKTYNVPRAIIDRAIEKAKGSSDENYVELRYEGFGPNGSMVIVDALTNNVNRTAPEVRSAFTKCGGSMGVSGSVSYMFNATAVIGVEGKSVDDVLELMMEADVDVRDIVEEEGEDGEGGVIVYAEPNQFQAVQEAFKQAGITEFTVAEQTMLAQNFVTIPEESQAQFDRLIDMLEDLEDVQQVYHNVEFEE is encoded by the coding sequence ATGGGTCGTAAATGGAATAATATCAAAGAGAAGAAAGCTTCGAAGGATGCCAATACGAGTCGTATTTATGCCAAGTTCGGTCTGGAGATCTATGTAGCCGCCAAGAAGGGCGAACCGGATCCGGAATCCAACCAATCCCTTAAATTCGTGCTTGAACGCGCGAAAACATACAACGTACCCCGGGCAATCATCGACCGCGCGATCGAGAAAGCGAAAGGCAGCTCGGACGAGAACTACGTGGAGCTGCGTTACGAGGGATTCGGTCCCAACGGTTCCATGGTCATCGTCGATGCGCTTACGAATAACGTCAACCGCACGGCGCCGGAAGTTCGTTCCGCCTTCACGAAATGCGGGGGCAGCATGGGCGTCAGCGGCTCCGTCTCGTATATGTTCAATGCCACTGCCGTCATCGGCGTGGAAGGCAAGAGCGTCGACGACGTGCTGGAGCTGATGATGGAGGCGGACGTCGACGTTCGCGACATCGTCGAAGAAGAAGGGGAAGATGGCGAAGGCGGAGTAATCGTGTACGCCGAACCGAATCAGTTCCAAGCGGTTCAGGAAGCGTTCAAGCAAGCGGGCATCACCGAATTCACGGTTGCCGAGCAAACGATGCTCGCGCAGAATTTCGTGACGATTCCCGAAGAATCGCAAGCGCAATTCGACCGTTTGATCGATATGCTGGAAGATCTAGAAGACGTTCAGCAGGTGTATCACAACGTGGAGTTCGAGGAATAG
- a CDS encoding flavin monoamine oxidase family protein: MPRTPLARLLREMYVVAGASQYNQVSIEKVIKERQEKRKIMLERLGNGSVSSKEEPEAAVKANEGLQPVSRQLSASPPRIVIVGAGLAGLTCAYRLKQAGYAAIIYEADDKPAAGRCSTRYGDFDEGQVAERGGMLIDTGHRAIRRLAREMRLKLTDLLAAEPPGTEPCYYFDGQPYTFAEAAEDFKAVLPKLNRDLQLAGFPTLYDCRTKRAFELDHMSVTDWIEASVPGGMSSKFGRLVDIACTIEYGAESSSQSALNFLYLHGLLEEADAFRMFGLSDERFHIRGGNEQLMHRLAEKLDEQNIARGHRLVSMTENADGSYKLAFQHDGAIVDVEADKVVMTVPFSILRSSVDISQAGFKPLKLEAIQELGMGTNSKLHLQFADRHWLSLGSNGDTIADTGYQNTFDVVRGQPGTAGMLVDYTGGIIGEGMITGTAEERAMQFLQQIEPVLPGLSAKWNGKAARDYWLGNPYSLGSYSYRKIGQYTKFGGIEGAREGIRGSCHFAGEHTSIEFQGYMNGAVESGERAAQEIIGDLKNDSRLDLKNEHP, encoded by the coding sequence ATGCCGCGCACACCATTGGCCAGATTACTTCGAGAAATGTATGTCGTCGCAGGGGCATCGCAATACAACCAAGTATCGATTGAAAAAGTGATTAAGGAACGACAGGAGAAGCGCAAAATCATGCTGGAGCGGCTTGGTAACGGATCGGTAAGCAGCAAGGAAGAGCCTGAAGCCGCGGTTAAGGCGAACGAAGGCCTGCAGCCGGTTTCCCGCCAATTAAGCGCATCGCCGCCGCGCATCGTCATTGTCGGGGCGGGGCTCGCCGGATTAACATGCGCTTATCGGCTGAAACAAGCCGGATACGCGGCGATTATCTATGAAGCCGACGATAAACCGGCCGCGGGCCGCTGCAGTACGCGATACGGCGACTTTGACGAGGGGCAGGTCGCGGAACGCGGCGGCATGCTCATCGATACAGGCCATCGAGCCATTCGGCGGCTCGCAAGGGAGATGAGGTTGAAATTGACCGATCTGCTCGCGGCGGAACCGCCTGGAACGGAGCCCTGTTATTATTTCGACGGTCAGCCGTATACGTTCGCTGAAGCCGCGGAAGACTTCAAGGCCGTATTGCCGAAGCTGAACCGGGATTTGCAGCTCGCGGGCTTCCCGACGCTATATGATTGCCGCACGAAGCGGGCGTTTGAGCTGGATCATATGTCTGTCACCGACTGGATCGAAGCTTCCGTTCCCGGAGGGATGTCGTCCAAGTTCGGAAGGCTGGTCGATATCGCCTGCACGATTGAATACGGGGCGGAATCCAGTTCGCAGAGCGCGCTGAATTTTCTCTATTTGCACGGATTGCTGGAAGAAGCGGACGCCTTCCGCATGTTCGGTCTGTCCGACGAGCGGTTTCATATTCGCGGCGGCAACGAGCAGTTGATGCATCGGCTGGCCGAGAAGCTGGACGAGCAAAACATCGCACGGGGGCACAGGCTCGTAAGCATGACCGAGAACGCGGACGGCAGCTATAAGCTTGCTTTTCAACACGACGGGGCGATTGTCGACGTAGAAGCGGACAAGGTCGTAATGACCGTTCCATTCTCGATTCTGCGATCATCCGTCGATATTAGCCAAGCCGGATTCAAGCCGCTCAAGCTGGAGGCGATCCAAGAGCTCGGCATGGGAACGAACAGCAAGCTGCATCTTCAGTTCGCGGACCGGCACTGGCTGTCGCTCGGCTCGAACGGGGATACGATAGCCGATACCGGTTACCAGAATACATTCGACGTGGTCAGAGGACAGCCCGGAACGGCCGGCATGCTCGTCGATTACACGGGCGGCATCATTGGAGAAGGCATGATTACGGGGACGGCGGAGGAGCGGGCCATGCAGTTCCTGCAGCAGATCGAACCGGTCCTTCCGGGGCTGTCGGCGAAGTGGAACGGCAAGGCGGCGCGTGACTATTGGCTGGGCAATCCGTATTCGCTGGGTTCGTATTCGTACCGCAAGATCGGCCAGTATACGAAGTTTGGCGGCATCGAAGGCGCGCGCGAAGGGATTCGCGGCAGCTGCCATTTCGCCGGGGAACATACATCCATCGAGTTTCAGGGCTACATGAACGGTGCGGTGGAAAGCGGGGAGCGGGCGGCACAAGAGATTATTGGGGATTTGAAGAACGATTCGAGGCTTGATTTGAAGAACGAGCATCCATAA
- a CDS encoding FMN-binding glutamate synthase family protein has translation MLFTVILVVLLIIVLVPPLAFFGYMFALSKKPKHSIIRSHPFLGWVRYLLEKLGPEFRQYWFDNDTEGKPFSRADFVGLVYAAKYRTDLISFGGRRDYEKPGYYLSNAMFPKLTTELRVDNEVVRPGRKYVITNEGLFTRQEKIVDEQVKPWLLAEEDAIVVGGGRREPWRLKGMFGASATSFGAVGEHYIQSTGSGARMAGGSWINTGEGGVADVHVDTKADIVAQIGPGLFGYRDHEGKFSIAAFKEKAAIPNIKAFELKFHQGAKIRGGHLEGAKVTAPVAKARLVPIGKTVNSPNRFEFLTNPEEALRFIRTLQDEGGKPVGVKIVVGDPKRLEPFFLAMLALDIYPDFITVDGSEGGSGATFKAMADGMGLPLFAGLLILDDAARKFGVRDRIKLFASGKLITPDKVAVALALGADAVNSARGFMMANGCIMAMQCHTGKCPTGITTTDDKFQEALVPEEKQWRVMNYILQMREGLFSLAAACGLNSPCELRREHVVFTNESGQSTRIVDLFPYPETVS, from the coding sequence ATGCTGTTCACGGTTATTCTTGTTGTGCTGCTCATCATCGTTCTCGTCCCTCCCCTCGCGTTCTTCGGCTACATGTTCGCGCTATCCAAGAAACCGAAGCATTCTATTATCCGTTCCCATCCTTTCCTTGGCTGGGTTCGCTACTTGCTCGAGAAGCTCGGCCCCGAATTCCGTCAATATTGGTTCGATAACGATACGGAGGGCAAACCGTTCTCGCGGGCCGATTTCGTCGGGCTCGTCTATGCGGCGAAGTACCGTACGGATCTCATCTCCTTCGGCGGCAGGCGCGATTACGAGAAACCCGGCTATTATCTATCCAACGCGATGTTCCCGAAGCTGACGACCGAGCTGCGCGTCGATAACGAAGTCGTCCGTCCCGGGCGCAAATACGTCATTACGAATGAAGGCCTCTTCACCCGGCAGGAGAAAATCGTGGACGAACAAGTGAAGCCTTGGCTGCTGGCGGAGGAAGATGCCATCGTAGTCGGCGGCGGACGGCGGGAACCGTGGCGGCTCAAAGGCATGTTCGGCGCGTCGGCGACCTCATTCGGCGCGGTCGGCGAGCACTATATTCAATCTACGGGCAGCGGCGCGCGCATGGCCGGCGGTTCGTGGATCAATACCGGCGAGGGCGGCGTCGCTGACGTGCACGTGGACACCAAAGCCGACATCGTCGCCCAGATCGGACCCGGCCTGTTCGGCTACCGGGATCACGAGGGCAAATTCTCGATTGCGGCCTTCAAGGAGAAAGCCGCCATTCCTAACATTAAGGCGTTCGAACTCAAATTCCATCAAGGCGCCAAGATCCGCGGCGGCCACTTGGAAGGCGCCAAAGTGACGGCACCCGTAGCGAAAGCCCGTCTCGTCCCCATCGGGAAGACGGTCAACTCGCCGAATCGGTTCGAGTTCTTGACGAACCCCGAGGAAGCGCTTCGTTTCATCCGCACGCTGCAGGATGAGGGCGGCAAGCCTGTCGGCGTCAAAATCGTCGTCGGCGATCCCAAGCGCCTCGAGCCGTTCTTCCTGGCGATGCTGGCGCTCGACATCTATCCGGACTTCATTACGGTCGACGGTTCCGAAGGCGGCTCCGGCGCGACCTTCAAGGCGATGGCCGATGGCATGGGGCTGCCCCTCTTCGCGGGCCTGCTCATTCTCGATGACGCCGCGCGTAAATTCGGCGTCCGCGACCGGATCAAGCTGTTCGCGTCCGGCAAGCTGATTACGCCCGATAAAGTAGCCGTCGCGCTGGCGCTCGGCGCCGATGCCGTCAATTCGGCGCGCGGCTTCATGATGGCGAACGGCTGCATCATGGCGATGCAGTGCCATACCGGCAAATGTCCGACGGGCATCACGACGACGGATGACAAATTCCAGGAAGCGCTGGTGCCGGAGGAGAAACAATGGCGCGTCATGAACTATATCCTGCAAATGCGCGAAGGCCTGTTCTCGCTCGCCGCGGCATGCGGCTTGAACAGCCCGTGCGAGCTGCGGCGCGAGCATGTCGTCTTCACGAACGAAAGCGGGCAAAGCACGCGGATCGTCGATTTATTCCCCTATCCGGAAACCGTCTCCTAA
- a CDS encoding MBL fold metallo-hydrolase — protein MKMIWYGHSSFLLTSENGTRVLIDPYGKFLGYRMPKAIEADLVVVTHNHKDHNQIKVASGNYKLIDQPEAQTIKDVSIRGVRTFHDKHNGAKRGGNICFLIEMDGVVVCHAGDLGHLLTEEQVAEIGHVDVLIVPVGGRMTLNGAEAAQVVRQLKPSVAIPMHYSTKALGLLGKVIFQNAEPFIQATGQPLTSDVQTFTWRKNEGAEQPRTLTFQYAQQYAGQ, from the coding sequence ATGAAAATGATTTGGTACGGACATTCCAGCTTTCTTCTGACCTCCGAGAACGGTACGCGCGTGCTGATCGATCCTTACGGCAAGTTTCTCGGCTACCGCATGCCGAAGGCGATCGAGGCCGATCTGGTCGTTGTCACGCACAATCATAAAGACCACAATCAGATTAAAGTGGCTTCCGGCAATTACAAGCTGATCGATCAACCCGAGGCGCAAACGATCAAGGATGTTTCGATCCGCGGCGTCCGTACCTTCCACGATAAACATAATGGCGCGAAACGCGGCGGCAACATCTGTTTCCTTATCGAAATGGACGGCGTAGTCGTCTGCCATGCCGGCGATCTTGGACACTTGCTGACAGAGGAGCAGGTTGCGGAAATCGGCCACGTGGACGTGCTTATCGTTCCCGTTGGCGGCAGAATGACGTTGAACGGCGCGGAAGCGGCGCAAGTCGTCCGGCAGCTCAAGCCATCCGTTGCCATTCCGATGCATTACAGCACGAAAGCGCTCGGTCTGCTCGGCAAGGTCATTTTCCAGAACGCCGAACCATTCATTCAAGCGACAGGACAGCCGTTAACCTCGGATGTCCAAACGTTCACGTGGCGCAAGAATGAAGGCGCCGAACAGCCCCGCACGCTCACGTTTCAATACGCCCAGCAATATGCGGGACAATGA